Proteins from a genomic interval of Phycisphaerae bacterium:
- the porA gene encoding pyruvate ferredoxin oxidoreductase produces the protein MARMLLTGNHVAGRVLAMAGEANRHARGCAGGAYPITPQTEIVEFLSGFTFSKGRIVPVESEHSAMGVCIGASLAGARAFTASSSNGLAYMTENVFAAGYYRLPIVMAAVNRTLGPPWNIWVDQGDTLALRDAAWIQFYTESHQDLADTILLAFRIAEDPRILLPVMVALDGFVISHTQMVVDLPTQEQVDQYLPPCNVPHRLRTDHAATVGGLTWPRETAHHRREIEEAMQRVPQVLDEAIEAFQQVFDRRPDGAIATALADDADTVLLACNTMARTLRGVIRHRRDIGEKIGMIKCKLFRPFPRQAIRDAARSASRIGVFDRNHSPGSGGIFWQEVAATLRDRPDLVLQDYIVGLGGGDVTPEILNHIIDDLTSRKEETEPQWEEVAL, from the coding sequence ATGGCCCGAATGCTCCTGACCGGAAACCACGTGGCGGGCCGCGTCCTGGCGATGGCGGGGGAGGCTAATCGCCATGCGCGCGGGTGCGCAGGCGGGGCGTATCCGATCACGCCGCAGACGGAGATCGTCGAGTTTCTCAGCGGCTTTACGTTCTCCAAGGGGCGGATCGTGCCGGTCGAGTCCGAGCACAGCGCGATGGGCGTTTGCATCGGCGCGTCGCTGGCCGGGGCGCGGGCGTTTACCGCGAGTTCGTCCAACGGTCTGGCGTATATGACGGAGAATGTCTTCGCCGCGGGCTATTACCGCCTGCCGATCGTGATGGCCGCCGTCAATCGGACACTGGGCCCGCCGTGGAACATCTGGGTGGATCAGGGCGACACGCTGGCCTTGCGCGACGCGGCGTGGATTCAATTCTATACCGAGTCGCACCAGGACCTGGCGGACACGATCCTCCTCGCGTTCCGCATCGCTGAAGACCCGCGGATTCTGCTTCCCGTCATGGTGGCGCTGGATGGATTTGTCATTTCGCACACGCAGATGGTCGTGGATCTGCCGACGCAGGAGCAGGTCGATCAGTATCTTCCGCCGTGCAATGTTCCGCATCGCCTTCGGACCGACCACGCGGCTACGGTCGGAGGCCTCACCTGGCCGCGCGAGACGGCGCATCATCGCCGGGAGATCGAGGAGGCGATGCAGCGCGTACCGCAGGTGCTCGACGAAGCCATCGAAGCGTTTCAGCAGGTCTTTGACCGCCGGCCCGATGGCGCGATTGCCACGGCGTTGGCCGATGACGCCGACACCGTTCTTCTCGCGTGCAACACGATGGCCCGGACGCTCCGCGGCGTCATCCGCCATCGCCGCGACATCGGCGAGAAGATCGGCATGATCAAATGCAAATTGTTTCGGCCTTTTCCGCGCCAAGCCATCCGCGACGCCGCCCGATCGGCCTCGCGGATCGGCGTTTTTGATCGCAATCACTCGCCCGGCTCCGGCGGCATCTTCTGGCAGGAGGTCGCCGCGACGCTCCGGGACCGCCCCGATCTCGTGCTGCAGGACTACATCGTCGGTCTCGGCGGCGGCGATGTCACGCCCGAAATCCTCAACCATATCATCGACGACCTGACGAGTCGCAAAGAGGAGACTGAGCCGCAGTGGGAGGAGGTCGCGCTATGA